Proteins found in one Mytilus edulis chromosome 2, xbMytEdul2.2, whole genome shotgun sequence genomic segment:
- the LOC139511508 gene encoding fibrinogen C domain-containing protein 1-B-like produces the protein MHMDLLLTAFLLSFVQSYGKEINKEKCVRDVADKVANLITETTNQCLVSSSTGFGARPSDCGELRKSENKSGVYKIYPDGTSGFNVYCDMKSFGGGWTLFQRRTNGFVGFYRDWPSYKNGFGNLKEDFWLGNEYLNKLTEQGYYKLRIDMWDFDNNHRYAIYNTFVVKNEMSGYKLEVTGYTGNAGDSFGAHNGYRFSTRDRDNDTYGHNCAEMYKGGWWYSRCHSANLNGKYLKGKHSAHAIGVNWSHWKGYNYSLKATRMMIRRA, from the exons ATGCATATGGACTTATTGTTAACTGCCTTTCTTCTCTCTTTTGTTCAAAGCTATGGCAAGGAAATAAACAAAG aGAAATGTGTCAGGGACGTAGCCGACAAAGTTGCTAATCTTATCACAGAAACTACGAATCAGTGCTTAGTGTCTTCTTCCACAG GTTTTGGCGCTCGACCTTCCGACTGTGGTGAATTGAGAAAGTCAGAAAATAAAAGTGGAGTATATAAAATATACCCAGATGGAACTTCCGGTTTCAATGTCTATTGTGATATGAAGAGTTTCGGGGGTGGTTGGACG TTATTCCAGCGAAGAACAAATGGTTTTGTTGGATTCTACAGAGACTGGCCGTCGTATAAAAATGGCTTTGGGAATTTAAAAGAAGATTTCTGGTTGG GGAATGAATATTTGAACAAACTGACAGAACAAGGATATTACAAATTGAGGATAGATATGTGGGACTTTGATAATAACCATCGATATGCCATCTACAATACATTTGTTGTTAAAAACGAGATGTCAGGATATAAGCTGGAGGTAACTGGTTACACCGGAAACGCAG GTGATTCATTCGGCGCTCATAATGGATATAGATTTAGTACAAGGGATAGAGATAATGATACTTATGGCCATAACTGTGCTGAGATGTATAAAGGCGGATGGTGGTATAGTAGATGTCATAGCGCAAATCTAAACGGGAAGTATCTAAAGGGAAAACACAGTGCTCATGCTATTGGTGTCAATTGGAGTCATTGGAAGGGATATAACTATTCATTGAAGGCAACACGTATGATGATTCGGAGGGCCTAG